A single genomic interval of Carettochelys insculpta isolate YL-2023 chromosome 16, ASM3395843v1, whole genome shotgun sequence harbors:
- the GPER1 gene encoding G-protein coupled estrogen receptor 1, producing METYTGPLLPFICNTTSFGLNGSHLCNESMPSGLADKSEEYQQYVIGLFLSCLYTIFLFPIGFVGNILILVVNISFREKMTIPDLYFINLAAADLILVADSLIEVFNLDEKYYDITIICTFMSLFLQINMYSSIFFLTWMSFDRYIALAKVMRSNIFRTMQHARLSCGLIWMASISAALVPFTAVHLQHTGEVYFCFADVEEIQWLEITLGFIIPFVIIGLCYSLIVRVLVKAHKHRSLRLRRQKALRMIFVVVLVFFICWLPENVFISVQLLQEKGKTLSSGNQSFRHDYPLTGHIVNLAAFSNSCLNPLIYSFLGETFRDKLRLYVEQKTKMSTFNRFCHAALKSIIPESNEQSEV from the coding sequence ATGGAAACTTACACAGGACCATTATTGCCATTTATTTGTAACACCACATCTTTTGGACTAAATGGATCACATTTATGTAATGAGAGCATGCCTTCTGGATTGGCTGATAAATCAGAAGAATACCAACAATACGTTATCGGGCTTTTCTTATCATGCCTTTACACTATTTTTCTTTTCCCTATTGGCTTTGTGGGAAATATTCTGATTTTAGTTGTGAACATAAGTTTTCGTGAAAAGATGACTATTCCTGACCTGTACTTCATAAACCTTGCAGCAGCTGATTTGATTTTAGTGGCTGACTCCCTCATTGAGGTTTTTAATCTAGATGAAAAGTATTACGATATTACTATTATTTGTACTTTCATGTCGCTGTTCCTTCAGATCAACATGTATAGCAGCATTTTCTTTTTGACATGGATGAGTTTTGACAGATATATAGCACTTGCTAAAGTAATGAGGTCCAACATATTTCGCACTATGCAACATGCTAGATTAAGCTGTGGACTCATATGGATGGCATCTATCTCTGCAGCACTGGTGCCTTTTACAGCTGTACATTTGCAGCACACTGGAGAGGTCTACTTTTGTTTTGCAGATGTAGAGGAAATCCAGTGGCTAGAAATAACCTTGGGGTTTATTATCCCCTTTGTGATCATCGGTCTTTGTTACTCATTGATTGTTCGAGTTCTTGTAAAAGCACATAAACACAGAAGCCTTCGACTACGGCGCCAAAAGGCTCTTCGAATGATTTTTGTAGTCGTCCTGGTTTTCTTTATCTGTTGGCTACCTGAAAATGTCTTCATTAGTGTTCAGCTTCTTCAAGAGAAAGGAAAGACTCTCTCTTCAGGCAACCAATCTTTTCGGCATGATTATCCCCTAACTGGGCATATTGTAAACCTAGCAGCCTTTTCTAACAGTTGCTTGAACCCTCTAATTTATAGTTTTCTAGGTGAAACTTTTAGAGACAAATTACGATTATATGTTGAACAGAAAACTAAAATGTCAACATTCAATCGCTTTTGTCATGCTGCCCTAAAGTCAATCATTCCTGAAAGTAATGAGCAATCAGAAGTTTAA